The DNA sequence TTTGCCACTAAAGATCATAAAGAAATGTTCGAGGCCAGCCCCGGAAAGTATGTGCCAGCCTACGGCGGATATTGTGCCTATGGTGTGGCGGTCGGGAAAAAATTCGTGTCCGACCCGGAAGCTTGGAAGATCGTTCAGGGAAAACTGTATTTGAATCTGGATCGGGATATCCAAAGCAAATGGGCAAAGGATATTCCGGGCTATTTAAAAAAGTCCGAGGCCAATTGGAAAGACATCAAAGATAAGGCGCCGTCGGATTTATAAAGGAACAAACCCGAGGTCCGTCATGGTCTATGTGACGGACCTCGGCCGTTTTATAGATGCCAACTGTGAAGGAGAAGTACATGAAACAGTTTGTACCCGTGGGAATCGTCCTCATCCTGGGGTTGGGGAGTTTGGCAGGGTGGGCGATGACGAATGAAGCGAAGCCTTTTGCCCCCAACGTTCACCCCAAGACCGGGGCCATCAGTGTTCCGGAAAATTACCGGGAATGGCCCACACTTGGTACGTGGGCTCACGCAAAGGTGGAGGGTAACCCAGGTTTGCAGGAATACCACGTCGTGTATACCCAGCCAGACACAATCAA is a window from the Nitrospira sp. MA-1 genome containing:
- a CDS encoding YHS domain-containing (seleno)protein, with the translated sequence MKMMQTVLGSLFAMFLVIVATPAFAGDVTNSTPGISGYDPVAYFTEGKPMKGSGYHVTEYKGVTYAFATKDHKEMFEASPGKYVPAYGGYCAYGVAVGKKFVSDPEAWKIVQGKLYLNLDRDIQSKWAKDIPGYLKKSEANWKDIKDKAPSDL